Genomic window (Argopecten irradians isolate NY chromosome 2, Ai_NY, whole genome shotgun sequence):
AAGAAATCGCGTTTTCTACTTACAGGTTCGTACTTTTAGGACAacattgttgatgacgtcaAGATGCTTGCAACGTAATAATGTCATGTAAcaattatgatgtcacaatacgGGGGTTCGAGACACTAAAAAGGGGATGAAGTACGCTTACTATTAGTGTTTTTTGCATCTATAAGCCCCATATTAGGCTTTCTTACAAAGGTGCTTGTgtaataaacatgtattgttaGTATGTATGTTTATTGTCCTGGACAGACTTATCTGATACAGAAAGATATGAGGACATGAGagttaataataataacacattaacacaatatcacgtatatatgaattaaaacaCTAAAGTATATTCATTACATGTGGTCCACACCGCTTCGTTTATGGTAtatgtattttgtctttttCAATATATACTCAGCAAAATAAGGGTCACATCTTTGGGGTATAAGATAACTTTTTAAAGCGTCCATTTTGAATCAATGATAGGATACTGCTGGtgataaatcattataaaaatcaatttgtttGGTTAAAATGTACTCCCCTAACTTGTGAGGCGCCTTAACTTACTTTGCtgagtatatatattgtaccaaTGGGTATACCGGAAGGAGACAGTGTGTTGTTCTACTTGATCACGTGGAAGACGATCAGCTATCCGAGTTGATTGCCATTCtgttttgcattttacagagttacgTCATGTGTTCATGACTGTCACGTCATATTTGTCAGAGAAAACAACTTAATTTttgctcacaaagtaatgacgcCACAATCGATATATACTAGTACCTACCCGCAAAGAAAATAACAGGGTTATATGCAAAGCCAAAAAAGGTCATAGTAGGCTAGTTATTTTGTTAACGTCTTATAACACTTTATAGTACAAGATCGTAAAGTTTAAAACTGACGCCATTGGAAAACATGTCGGCCAACATCGAATTTGTGTTatcacttttttatttattagatTATTTTACCACATTAAGTAAAACGGGTTATCAGTTTCCCATAATTTATAGATATCTAAGCACGCAAATATTCAGGAATCACGTTATGTAATATCTATTCAAGTTGATGATCATTAAGTTTCCATAATGTTTTCTGTGTTATCATAATTGTTACGATAATCTCTATACAAtcatggccctgcaggtagggcgttagaattgtacctgttgcctCTATTGtagatcgtaaaaggcgactaaattcaggatattatcttttctctctttcttaactaactttgttcttcctaacgtctcccttgacaccgcctcacttttcaGCGTTTGCCCTTTAGTGAGGTAGACACTGCATGGGTTCTGTCCATATTCCATAAAAGTCGtacagtggtagtttctgttcctgcttagagctcagcatacagggagtaggacgactggtttgcccgttgtcagtataatatgatcggtgggtgtgtttcttggtgtcttcagtagcatgtttcagtgatatagcaccaAAAGAAGGGCaagggttccactatacaagaagacataacatgtatataccgcagtctcccaaatcacgcATCGCGCACTTCATGTATGCAACACACCACATATATGTTTGTcgtcattacatgaccctggctgttaataggacgtaagtTTGATCAAACGAACAAACAGCGATGCAATCATGAGTTCAATGACCTCATAATTAAATACACTAATTTTAACACAAAAGTTTccaaaattgtatttattccAGACAGAATTTAAAAGTTTAAGAGCAAAGCTGGACAGCATATCGCGACAAATTATACTGATGAATTCAATCTGTcctgatatattttatataaatgccATGAATTTTATTAATAACGACATTCCTCGATGATATAACTTTTACACAGTACTTGATGATATTAAAGAAATGAACATTTTCCCGGTAGTAATATTTTGATTGAAGATAAAATATTGGTTGGTCTGATCACTCATAGTccaataataaatatatgactCTGTAAAGCTAATATAAATTACTTAACTTTCACGTTCCATATAGTACAATGAATCAGTATTCAGTTGTTTGCAGTAGAAAAGGAAAAGCCGAAGTAATGATCCTTGTTTAACACCAGTTATTTTTATCCCAAAAAGATACGCTTCGACTTGTTTCAGTAACGTCATCTATAGTTGCTGGGGCAAGTGTCTGTGGTATTCCCGCGTCCACCTTCAACGTGACGACTCGCGTCTCACTAGGCATCACCCGTCTTCCGTCaatcattatgacgtcaccgGGGTATATGACCGCTGTATTTACCTGAACGAAGAAGATAAAGATAATCGTTCCATACATCTTCAGGAATCTGTTGATAAATCTGGAATCCTATTTTAGGATAAACTTTTAATCTGTAAAGACATCCCATCATAACGGTCACCACATTTTTAAGCGAGCCTACGTCAGGATTCGGATATTTCAGTAGTGGTATCGGCGGTGACGTCACTAAAATGTCAAGTTCCGTCGGGTCCCCTGGCCATTGTTTCATAAATGTTGCATACACTCGCCTTTCCATGTGGGGCATTTGCACTAAAATAATGCTCCGGAGAGTGTCCAGTAAGCCGTTTGCTTCCAGGACTCTGTAGGAGAATTTGACGTTTTCCCCGGTATTTGTGGCCTCTAACTCCATGAGTATGCGATCATGTGGTACACCTCTCGACAAAGCTCGGTCTCTGAACACTTCTGCTTCTGTCTTTATCCACTTACCTAAAACATtcacaaaacatattttcttaaatgtaattaatatcaCCAATTATTCAATGCTGAA
Coding sequences:
- the LOC138315653 gene encoding uncharacterized protein SCO4629-like, yielding MFSGKVGVLTQGKWIKTEAEVFRDRALSRGVPHDRILMELEATNTGENVKFSYRVLEANGLLDTLRSIILVQMPHMERRVYATFMKQWPGDPTELDILVTSPPIPLLKYPNPDVGSLKNVVTVMMGCLYRLKVYPKIGFQIYQQIPEDVWNDYLYLLRSGKYSGHIPR